TTGACAAATACAATTTATAACATATCAAAGCCACATCTTTAGATGTGGCTTTGAATATTTAGGGATTTTAAATATGATTCTAATAGATCGAATCTTCTCTTAGAATTATACCCAATGTATTCTTTGCCAAATAAGCAGCGGCTTTTGGGTAACCCTAAATAAATTGAAATAGCTTCTGCACAATCACCGGCTATAGTATCAAAAATAAGTTTAGCATGACTACCGTTTTTAAGCCTTGATCCTAGGCGAAAATGGGGTATATTTGCCCCTATACCTATTTTAGCACCATATTTTACAGCTTTGGCCAAAAGAATGGGAGGGGTAGCAATATCCTTTACTTCAATGTATTTAAATAGATCTTTGCTAATAATATGGGGACCATGGGATGGAGTAGAAATACCAATTTTATCTGACACCCCTAGTAATTCATTAAGGTGTAGTCTAGGTAAAACCAATTCTTTTGGTAAGTTTTCAATAAGGTTAGGAGTGGGATAACAGTTTGTTAACGTTAAACAGTAATTATTTCTTAGGTGGCTATTAATTAGTAACATTAACTCTGAAGTTATTTCTCCAATAAGATCTCCATCATAAAACAAAAAATTAGTAGCTCCTTCCTTTAACGCCCAAGCACAACCTATAGCCTTTGGGATATCTATTCCTAAAGAATCTTTAAAAGTTATAAGGTGTACTTGAGGATAATTATTTTTTATAATTTCCTCTGTTCTATCAATACAGCCATTGGCTACAACTACAATTTTATCTACACCAACAAAGAGTAAGTGGTTTAAAGCTGTGGAAATTCTATCCTCTTCATTTTGTGCAGGG
This window of the Anaerobranca gottschalkii DSM 13577 genome carries:
- a CDS encoding glycosyltransferase family 2 protein; amino-acid sequence: MLFAIVPAQNEEDRISTALNHLLFVGVDKIVVVANGCIDRTEEIIKNNYPQVHLITFKDSLGIDIPKAIGCAWALKEGATNFLFYDGDLIGEITSELMLLINSHLRNNYCLTLTNCYPTPNLIENLPKELVLPRLHLNELLGVSDKIGISTPSHGPHIISKDLFKYIEVKDIATPPILLAKAVKYGAKIGIGANIPHFRLGSRLKNGSHAKLIFDTIAGDCAEAISIYLGLPKSRCLFGKEYIGYNSKRRFDLLESYLKSLNIQSHI